The following coding sequences lie in one Bordetella genomosp. 9 genomic window:
- a CDS encoding branched-chain amino acid ABC transporter permease, translating to MNDTKVFVPPLRPQRGACARTAARTWAGGLALAVLAIAPLALRDPFYLHLAIMVCINTITVSGLSLLARAGQLSLCHGAFVGVGAYMAVLAVMGLGLPFPVGVLAAMATAGLTAWLLGAIMLRLTGVYFVLVTFAFGELVRLVLLEWADITGGANGIPDIVPARLFGVDLNEKYAFYGLALTAVAIVLMLLHALYRSPAGHAIDSVGENAKLAEASGISVRGTQLFAFTLASALAGLGGALTAHYQGFISPESFNMHLSVTLIIIMVVGGRKALLGPLIGALVMTPLPELFRGAVESQNIFYGVALILMLRFLPGGLASLAGRANKAGERP from the coding sequence ATGAACGACACCAAAGTCTTCGTTCCGCCGTTGCGGCCCCAGCGCGGCGCCTGCGCCCGCACGGCCGCCAGGACCTGGGCGGGCGGCCTGGCGCTTGCCGTGCTGGCGATCGCGCCGCTGGCGCTGCGCGACCCCTTCTATCTGCACCTTGCGATCATGGTCTGCATCAACACGATCACGGTCAGCGGACTGTCGCTGCTGGCCCGTGCCGGCCAGCTCTCCCTGTGCCATGGCGCCTTCGTCGGCGTGGGCGCGTATATGGCGGTGCTGGCGGTGATGGGCCTGGGCCTGCCCTTTCCGGTGGGCGTGCTGGCCGCCATGGCGACGGCGGGCCTGACGGCATGGCTGCTGGGCGCCATCATGCTGCGCTTGACCGGCGTCTACTTCGTACTGGTGACCTTCGCGTTCGGCGAACTCGTCCGCCTGGTGCTGCTGGAGTGGGCCGATATCACCGGCGGCGCCAACGGCATCCCCGATATCGTCCCCGCCCGGCTGTTCGGCGTGGACCTGAACGAGAAATACGCCTTCTACGGCCTGGCGCTGACAGCGGTCGCAATCGTGCTGATGCTGCTGCACGCGCTGTACCGGTCGCCGGCCGGCCATGCCATCGACTCTGTCGGCGAAAACGCCAAGCTGGCAGAGGCGAGCGGCATCAGCGTACGCGGCACCCAGCTCTTCGCCTTCACGCTGGCCAGCGCCCTGGCGGGCCTGGGCGGCGCCCTGACGGCCCATTACCAGGGCTTCATCTCGCCCGAGTCCTTCAACATGCACCTGTCGGTGACGCTGATCATCATCATGGTGGTGGGCGGCCGCAAGGCGTTGCTGGGACCGCTGATCGGCGCACTCGTCATGACGCCATTGCCGGAGCTGTTCCGCGGGGCAGTCGAAAGCCAGAACATCTTCTACGGCGTCGCGCTCATACTCATGCTGCGCTTCCTGCCGGGCGGCCTGGCCAGCCTGGCCGGGCGCGCGAACAAAGCCGGGGAGCGCCCATGA
- a CDS encoding N-acyl homoserine lactonase family protein, with product MQTNQLPQYEVYALRFARMQRRASENFIFRDEHDGAVDMDFFVWLIRDGRKAILVDTGFGDRSATERRRPLDICPIEALRHLDVDPADIRDVVITHLHWDHAGNLDKLPNATFHVQDAEASFATGRCMCQPALRRAFAVEDVCDFVRRVYEERVCFHDGDDVLAPGIELLHVGGHTKGLQAVRVHTARGWVVLASDAAHYYANVTRRIPFPVVVDVEAMLTGHARLLKSAASVDHFVPGHDPLVLARYPRLPDLPVEIACLHREPTPA from the coding sequence ATGCAAACCAACCAGCTACCCCAATACGAGGTCTATGCGCTGCGCTTCGCCCGCATGCAGCGCCGCGCGTCGGAAAACTTCATCTTCCGCGATGAACACGACGGCGCCGTCGATATGGATTTCTTCGTCTGGCTCATCCGCGACGGGCGCAAGGCCATCCTGGTGGACACCGGCTTCGGCGACCGCAGCGCCACCGAACGCAGGCGCCCGCTGGACATCTGCCCCATCGAAGCCCTGCGGCATCTCGATGTCGATCCGGCCGACATCCGCGACGTGGTGATCACGCACCTGCACTGGGACCATGCCGGCAATCTGGACAAATTGCCGAACGCCACCTTCCATGTCCAGGATGCCGAAGCATCGTTCGCCACCGGCCGGTGCATGTGCCAGCCGGCGCTGCGCCGGGCCTTCGCCGTCGAAGACGTATGCGACTTCGTGCGCCGCGTGTACGAAGAGCGCGTCTGCTTCCACGATGGCGACGACGTCCTGGCGCCCGGCATCGAGCTGCTGCACGTGGGCGGCCACACCAAGGGCCTGCAGGCGGTACGCGTGCACACCGCAAGAGGCTGGGTGGTATTGGCTTCCGACGCGGCGCACTACTACGCCAACGTGACGCGCCGCATCCCCTTCCCGGTCGTGGTCGACGTCGAAGCGATGCTGACCGGCCATGCCAGGTTGCTCAAGAGCGCCGCATCCGTCGACCACTTCGTCCCCGGTCATGACCCGCTGGTGCTGGCGCGCTACCCCCGCCTGCCGGATCTTCCCGTGGAAATCGCCTGCCTGCACCGCGAACCGACACCCGCCTGA
- a CDS encoding ABC transporter ATP-binding protein produces MKPILQVRGLSKRFGGLSAVSDLSFDVGPDEVVGIIGPNGAGKSTAFNLISGATRPSAGSVVLRDRDITGLPPSEVVRHGLARTFQSTSVYPAATVAENLYRGALSTLPGSIWTHGLVTPGLRRSLAGIARHVEEILELTGLSAYRDTPAGSLAYGYQKKLGVAIGIATRPALLLMDEPAAGLNGEECAEFGRMLKQLQQQRKLPMLLVEHHMALVMGLCHRIVVLVQGRKIAEGTPDEIRANPDVIEAYLGAPDYAHS; encoded by the coding sequence ATGAAACCCATCCTGCAGGTGCGCGGATTGAGCAAGCGCTTCGGCGGTCTCAGCGCCGTCTCGGATCTCTCCTTCGACGTCGGCCCCGATGAAGTGGTCGGCATCATCGGGCCGAACGGCGCCGGCAAAAGTACCGCCTTCAACCTGATCAGCGGCGCGACGCGGCCCAGCGCGGGCAGCGTCGTACTGCGGGACCGCGACATCACCGGCCTGCCGCCCAGCGAGGTGGTCCGTCACGGCCTGGCGCGAACTTTCCAGTCGACCTCGGTCTATCCGGCCGCCACCGTCGCGGAAAACCTGTATCGCGGCGCGCTGTCGACCCTGCCGGGCAGCATTTGGACCCATGGCCTCGTGACGCCCGGGCTGCGCCGCTCGCTGGCCGGCATCGCCCGGCATGTCGAGGAAATCCTCGAACTGACCGGCTTGTCCGCGTACCGCGACACGCCCGCCGGCAGCCTGGCCTACGGATACCAGAAGAAGCTGGGCGTGGCCATCGGCATCGCCACGCGGCCCGCCCTGCTGCTGATGGACGAGCCGGCCGCCGGATTGAACGGAGAGGAATGCGCCGAATTCGGCCGCATGCTCAAGCAGCTGCAGCAGCAGCGCAAGCTGCCCATGCTGCTGGTCGAACACCACATGGCGCTCGTCATGGGGCTGTGCCATCGCATCGTCGTTCTGGTGCAGGGTCGCAAGATCGCCGAAGGCACGCCCGACGAAATCCGCGCCAACCCGGACGTCATCGAAGCCTATCTTGGAGCGCCTGACTATGCACACTCTTGA
- a CDS encoding ABC transporter ATP-binding protein: MHTLEAKGIAVRYGPLQAVHDVSLTVGKGEIVALVGSNGAGKTSTLKGLMGLKQLERGTLAWNGEAVTHMPAAARVARGISLSPEGRRLFPRMTVLENLQVGAHTIRCATTRQRAVDEVYALFPRVAERRRQLAGSLSGGEQQMVAIGRALMARPKLLMLDEPSLGLAPKIIAEIAHAIQKLNRETGLSIILVEQNANLALQLSHHAYVLEQGRVVRHGTGAELLADDLVRKSYLGA; encoded by the coding sequence ATGCACACTCTTGAGGCCAAGGGAATCGCCGTGCGGTACGGGCCACTGCAGGCAGTGCACGATGTTTCGCTCACGGTCGGCAAGGGCGAGATCGTCGCGCTGGTCGGTTCGAACGGCGCGGGCAAGACTTCCACGCTGAAGGGACTGATGGGGTTGAAGCAGCTGGAACGCGGCACGCTGGCCTGGAACGGCGAGGCCGTGACTCACATGCCGGCGGCCGCGCGCGTGGCGCGGGGCATCTCGCTCTCGCCGGAAGGACGGCGCCTGTTCCCGCGCATGACCGTGCTGGAAAACCTGCAGGTGGGCGCGCACACCATACGATGCGCCACGACACGCCAGCGCGCCGTGGACGAAGTCTATGCCCTCTTCCCGCGCGTGGCGGAACGCCGCCGTCAGCTGGCAGGCTCGCTGTCTGGCGGCGAACAGCAGATGGTGGCCATCGGCCGCGCGCTGATGGCGCGGCCCAAACTCTTGATGCTGGACGAGCCCTCGCTGGGCCTGGCGCCGAAGATCATCGCCGAGATCGCCCACGCCATACAGAAGCTGAACCGCGAGACCGGCCTGTCCATCATCCTGGTCGAACAGAACGCCAACCTGGCCTTGCAACTGTCGCACCACGCCTATGTGCTGGAGCAGGGCCGCGTCGTCCGTCACGGGACGGGCGCGGAACTGCTGGCCGACGATCTTGTGCGCAAGTCCTATCTTGGCGCCTGA
- a CDS encoding DUF4387 domain-containing protein, with translation MVKLKHIAKACKSKNAGPFYITLDIMFDNAALFERVRETGVITAELIASLYGVDPKDVLFTEYPPALAWKATFARRIPSGAVGDTDIYGAQQHAPLLDIEIPLDIAA, from the coding sequence ATGGTCAAACTCAAGCACATCGCCAAGGCCTGCAAGAGCAAGAACGCGGGACCCTTCTACATCACGCTGGACATCATGTTCGACAACGCCGCGCTATTCGAGCGGGTGCGGGAAACCGGCGTGATCACCGCCGAACTGATCGCGTCGCTCTATGGCGTGGATCCGAAGGACGTGTTGTTCACCGAGTACCCGCCGGCATTGGCATGGAAGGCCACCTTTGCCCGTCGCATTCCATCGGGCGCGGTGGGCGACACCGACATCTACGGCGCCCAGCAGCACGCGCCCCTGCTCGATATCGAAATTCCGCTGGACATCGCGGCATAG
- a CDS encoding LLM class flavin-dependent oxidoreductase — MTKPQRQMTLVAFLQAQNCTNYVGSWRHPSSMTDYLSPEYYQRIARTLEDGKFDMAFFDDRLAMPDIYGASHRDTVKHGVRAIKLEPTSVMMAMAMATSRLGLGATYSTTYYEPFHVARLFATLDLMSKGRVAWNVVTSMNDSEAANFGHAGHLEHDLRYDRADEFMEVVMGHWDTWKEGAIVADKENNYFADPDLVTRLDHKGRFFNSRGPLSVPRSPQGHPVILQAGQSGRGLAFAARWAEVVFAKYPTLENGKKQYQALKDGVANAGRDPDGTKIAAEVKIIVAETESLAREQRDLVASLSRPIDGLTMIGETLNIDFSGRPYEQPFTDEELAAVSWQSLRDKVVQVSGKRNPSVKDFVEASGRGTLNDGPVFCGTGKQVADQMEEWFKTACDGFVLSGTSVPGTYEDIVRLVVPELQKRGLFRKEYADTTLRGNLGIHKPRAGDWRGRA; from the coding sequence ATGACCAAGCCGCAACGCCAAATGACCCTGGTCGCATTCCTCCAGGCCCAGAATTGCACGAACTATGTGGGCTCCTGGCGACATCCGTCAAGCATGACCGATTACCTCTCGCCGGAGTACTACCAGCGCATCGCGCGCACGCTGGAAGACGGCAAATTCGATATGGCTTTCTTCGATGATCGTCTCGCGATGCCCGACATCTACGGCGCAAGCCATCGCGATACCGTCAAGCACGGCGTGCGCGCGATCAAGCTGGAGCCCACGTCGGTGATGATGGCCATGGCCATGGCGACATCGCGCCTGGGCCTGGGCGCCACCTACTCCACCACATACTACGAACCCTTCCACGTGGCGCGCCTGTTCGCCACGCTGGACCTGATGTCCAAGGGCCGCGTCGCCTGGAACGTGGTGACTTCGATGAACGATTCCGAGGCTGCCAACTTCGGGCATGCCGGACACCTGGAACATGACCTGCGCTACGACCGCGCCGACGAGTTCATGGAAGTGGTGATGGGCCACTGGGACACCTGGAAGGAAGGCGCCATCGTCGCCGACAAGGAAAACAATTACTTCGCCGACCCCGACCTGGTCACGCGCCTGGACCACAAGGGGCGCTTCTTCAATTCGCGCGGTCCGCTCAGTGTTCCGCGGTCGCCGCAAGGGCATCCGGTGATCCTGCAGGCGGGCCAGAGCGGCCGCGGTCTGGCCTTCGCCGCGCGTTGGGCGGAAGTCGTCTTCGCCAAGTACCCGACGCTCGAAAACGGCAAGAAGCAGTACCAGGCGCTGAAGGATGGCGTGGCCAATGCCGGACGCGACCCCGACGGCACCAAGATCGCCGCCGAAGTAAAGATCATCGTGGCCGAGACGGAAAGCCTGGCGCGCGAACAGCGCGACCTGGTGGCCAGCCTGTCCCGCCCTATCGACGGCCTGACCATGATCGGGGAAACCCTGAACATCGATTTCTCCGGCCGGCCCTACGAACAACCGTTCACCGACGAAGAACTGGCGGCGGTGTCCTGGCAAAGCCTGCGCGACAAGGTCGTGCAGGTCAGCGGCAAGCGCAATCCTTCGGTCAAGGACTTCGTCGAAGCATCCGGCCGCGGCACGCTCAACGATGGCCCGGTGTTCTGCGGCACCGGCAAACAGGTGGCAGACCAGATGGAGGAATGGTTCAAGACCGCCTGCGACGGCTTCGTGCTGTCCGGCACCTCGGTGCCCGGCACCTACGAGGACATCGTGCGCCTGGTCGTGCCGGAATTGCAGAAGCGCGGCCTGTTCCGCAAGGAATACGCCGACACCACGCTGCGCGGCAACCTCGGCATCCACAAGCCGCGCGCCGGCGATTGGCGCGGCCGCGCCTGA
- a CDS encoding acyclic terpene utilization AtuA family protein — protein sequence MTRKSVRMMSASGILGYGFPEASLNAALALKPDMIGVDGGSSDPGPHYLGSGKTLNSRLAMKRDLGLLLRGAIANGIPMMVGTCGGAGGAPHLTACADIIREVAAEHGLHFKMALIEAEQDKAFLLEQLEAGRIKPLGNAAQVTAADIEGAVRIVGMMGPEPYLAALEAGAQVILGGRGTDPAPWAALAMHHGLPPAPAWYAGKILECACNAAIPKKHDCLMVTVGEDYVETEPLNPELRCTPLSVAVQALHENASPVIRHEPGGVVDSSECRIEALTDRRVRITGMRWLERPYTIKLEGARQAGYSAIAIAATRDPGLIGQLDSFMAFVRESTATKVRALGIAPEDYQLVLRLYGRDGVMGDWEPHPDDAPTEVAIIAEVVARSQDVANAALALARVTLLHSDFPGRMCREGNMAFPFSPSDIERGPIYEFMLHHVIEIDDPLRMFPIRYEQV from the coding sequence ATGACCCGCAAGAGCGTGCGCATGATGTCGGCCAGCGGCATCCTCGGCTACGGCTTCCCGGAAGCCTCGCTGAACGCCGCCCTGGCGCTGAAGCCGGACATGATAGGCGTGGACGGCGGTAGCAGCGATCCCGGTCCGCACTATCTGGGCTCGGGCAAGACGCTGAACTCGCGCCTGGCCATGAAGCGCGACCTGGGGCTGCTGCTGCGCGGCGCCATCGCCAACGGCATCCCCATGATGGTCGGCACCTGCGGGGGCGCCGGCGGCGCGCCGCACCTGACGGCCTGCGCCGACATCATCCGTGAAGTCGCCGCCGAACATGGTCTGCACTTCAAGATGGCCTTGATCGAAGCGGAGCAGGACAAGGCATTCCTGCTGGAGCAGCTGGAGGCCGGCCGTATCAAGCCGCTTGGCAATGCCGCGCAGGTGACGGCGGCCGATATCGAAGGGGCCGTACGCATCGTCGGCATGATGGGGCCCGAGCCCTACCTTGCGGCCCTGGAGGCAGGCGCCCAGGTCATCCTGGGCGGACGCGGCACCGATCCCGCGCCCTGGGCGGCGCTGGCCATGCACCACGGCCTGCCGCCCGCGCCGGCCTGGTACGCCGGCAAGATTCTGGAATGCGCCTGCAACGCCGCCATCCCGAAGAAGCACGATTGCCTGATGGTGACTGTGGGCGAGGACTACGTCGAAACAGAGCCGCTGAACCCGGAGCTGCGCTGCACGCCGCTTTCCGTGGCCGTCCAGGCGCTGCACGAAAACGCCAGCCCCGTCATCCGCCACGAGCCGGGCGGCGTGGTCGATTCCAGCGAATGCCGCATCGAAGCCTTGACCGACCGCCGCGTGCGAATCACGGGCATGCGCTGGCTCGAACGGCCCTACACCATCAAGCTGGAAGGCGCACGGCAGGCCGGCTACAGCGCCATCGCCATCGCCGCCACCCGCGACCCCGGCTTGATCGGCCAGCTCGACAGTTTCATGGCCTTCGTGCGCGAGTCGACTGCCACCAAGGTCAGGGCGCTGGGCATCGCGCCGGAAGACTATCAGCTGGTGCTGCGCCTGTATGGCCGCGACGGCGTCATGGGTGACTGGGAACCGCACCCGGACGACGCACCGACCGAGGTCGCGATCATTGCGGAGGTCGTGGCCCGCAGCCAGGACGTCGCCAATGCGGCGCTGGCGCTGGCACGGGTGACGCTGCTGCATTCCGATTTCCCCGGGCGCATGTGCCGCGAAGGAAACATGGCCTTCCCCTTCTCGCCGTCGGATATCGAACGCGGTCCCATCTACGAGTTCATGCTGCATCACGTCATCGAAATCGACGATCCGTTGCGCATGTTCCCCATCCGCTACGAACAGGTCTAG
- a CDS encoding ABC transporter substrate-binding protein — MKRIIRALLPAAILPAALLFPFTAQAQAQDELKIGALVTLSGPGAAWGQAMLYAAQFAADDVNSQGGLEVGGKRYKVVVIPYDDKYQSGEAVTAANRLVTDDKVKYIIGPMGSAPTLAVQPITERNKIIVLALGFTAKALSPEKPYSFRPNLTTEETSYPAVAWMVKHFKLKKVGAMFPNDETGQQMSGDLDRAYTKAGAALSSKETFERGRVDMVPLLTRMMASGIDAIDLNGDPPDMAGLIVKQARELGFKGPIVRNGGPGTPEIVAVAGKAAEGVMVSSLTDSGNQAVNAYAKRYQDKYKRKMNGFSPAFYDGTHMLFVAMQKAGTVTDTQRVREELERIKDYKGIQGTLNWTGKDKYGINHQMDAPFFVSEIRNGVEVVRAVCNVQACEDAKQ; from the coding sequence ATGAAACGCATCATCCGGGCCCTGCTGCCCGCCGCAATACTGCCCGCTGCCCTGCTCTTCCCCTTCACCGCCCAGGCGCAGGCCCAGGACGAGCTGAAGATAGGCGCCCTGGTGACGCTTTCGGGCCCCGGCGCGGCATGGGGCCAGGCCATGCTCTACGCCGCGCAGTTCGCCGCGGACGACGTCAACAGTCAGGGCGGCCTGGAGGTCGGCGGCAAGCGCTACAAGGTCGTCGTCATCCCCTACGACGACAAATACCAGTCCGGCGAGGCCGTCACCGCGGCCAACCGCCTGGTCACGGACGACAAGGTCAAGTACATCATCGGCCCCATGGGCTCGGCGCCCACGCTGGCCGTGCAGCCCATCACCGAGCGCAACAAGATCATCGTCCTGGCGCTCGGCTTTACCGCCAAGGCCCTGAGCCCGGAAAAGCCCTATTCCTTCCGCCCCAACCTGACCACCGAGGAAACCTCGTATCCCGCCGTCGCCTGGATGGTGAAGCATTTCAAGCTGAAGAAAGTCGGCGCCATGTTCCCCAACGATGAAACCGGACAGCAGATGTCCGGCGACCTGGACAGGGCCTACACCAAGGCGGGCGCCGCGCTGTCGTCTAAGGAAACCTTCGAACGCGGACGGGTGGATATGGTGCCCCTGCTGACCCGCATGATGGCTTCCGGCATCGACGCCATCGACCTGAACGGCGACCCGCCGGACATGGCCGGCCTGATCGTCAAGCAGGCGCGCGAACTCGGCTTCAAGGGCCCCATCGTACGCAATGGCGGTCCGGGCACGCCGGAAATCGTCGCGGTGGCCGGCAAGGCGGCAGAGGGCGTCATGGTCAGCTCGCTGACCGACTCCGGCAACCAAGCGGTGAACGCCTACGCCAAGCGCTACCAGGACAAGTACAAAAGGAAGATGAACGGGTTCAGCCCCGCCTTCTATGACGGCACGCACATGCTGTTCGTCGCCATGCAGAAGGCAGGCACCGTCACCGACACGCAGCGCGTCCGAGAGGAACTCGAACGCATCAAGGACTACAAGGGCATCCAGGGCACCCTGAACTGGACCGGCAAGGACAAGTACGGCATCAACCATCAAATGGATGCGCCCTTCTTCGTCTCGGAAATCAGGAACGGCGTGGAAGTCGTGCGCGCCGTCTGCAATGTCCAGGCTTGCGAAGACGCCAAGCAGTGA
- a CDS encoding branched-chain amino acid ABC transporter permease yields MSLSTLLIQALVNGVIIGLLYLLMAVGFTMVFGVMRIVNFAHGEFYMVGAFASYFFVTRWELPFVAAVGLAFVVALILGWLVEEVVLKPFRHDELNGMIATIGLAMVLQTGALMLYGPETQVMPSVAEGAVFLGGVALPMSRLYVVVFSVLVLLGLYLFIGHSRTGRALRAVVQDMEIATAQGIRARVMYPLGFGIGVGLAAVAGALMAPLFSVSPFVGATPLLKAFIVVILGGLGSIPGAALASLMLGIVESVAGTFMSNSIADILVFALVIAMLLVRPSGLLGRAEA; encoded by the coding sequence ATGAGCCTCTCGACCCTTCTTATCCAGGCGCTGGTCAACGGCGTCATCATCGGCCTGCTGTATCTGCTGATGGCGGTGGGCTTCACCATGGTTTTCGGCGTAATGCGTATCGTCAATTTCGCCCATGGGGAGTTCTACATGGTGGGCGCCTTCGCGTCCTATTTCTTCGTGACCCGATGGGAGCTGCCCTTCGTCGCGGCGGTGGGGCTGGCCTTCGTGGTGGCCCTCATCCTGGGGTGGCTGGTCGAGGAGGTCGTGCTCAAGCCCTTCCGCCATGACGAGCTGAACGGCATGATCGCCACCATCGGCCTGGCCATGGTCCTGCAGACCGGCGCCCTCATGCTGTACGGGCCGGAAACGCAGGTCATGCCGTCGGTCGCGGAGGGCGCGGTCTTCCTGGGCGGCGTCGCCCTGCCGATGTCGCGGCTTTATGTGGTGGTCTTCTCGGTGCTCGTGTTGCTGGGGCTCTATCTGTTCATCGGCCACTCCCGAACCGGCCGCGCGCTGCGCGCGGTCGTGCAGGATATGGAGATCGCCACCGCGCAGGGCATACGCGCTCGCGTCATGTACCCGCTGGGCTTCGGCATCGGGGTCGGACTGGCCGCCGTCGCGGGGGCGCTGATGGCGCCGCTGTTTTCGGTGTCGCCCTTCGTGGGCGCCACGCCCTTGCTGAAGGCTTTCATCGTGGTCATCCTCGGCGGGCTGGGCAGTATCCCGGGCGCGGCGCTGGCCAGCCTGATGCTGGGCATCGTCGAAAGCGTGGCCGGCACCTTCATGAGCAACAGCATCGCGGACATCCTGGTCTTCGCCCTGGTGATCGCCATGCTGCTGGTGCGGCCTTCCGGCCTGCTCGGACGCGCGGAGGCCTGA
- a CDS encoding MmgE/PrpD family protein: MHSASVLPQPSANLARAIAQFAHGLRHQDLPDAVKRKSQHHIVDAIGLAFASRHFPFAAPGLAGFRAAGAPGASTVIGSAEGLQPRDAALSNGYLIHGLDFDDTHPGSIVHPTVACLPAALAVGESAGATWGELLAAYAAGMETAIRIGRAVKGGFHHTGFHATGIVSHFSSAVIAGKLLGLSVDQIVAAQGIAASTASGVQVFLETGAWTKRMHPGWGALAGITAAQLAQAGFHGPDRPYEGKFALFDTHMQERAGQVDPESVLLGLGQDWTLLDTSIKPYPVCHFIHGCAEAALSLRAQLPDPDRIERIVCELPEATLPIVAEPPSAKRIPRSDYEAKFSAHFVVAACLARGRFTLLELEDASLADPQILALAAKVDCVKQADTSFPKYFSGAVTVHKTDGGRVHHHIPMNLGSGERALDLDDILAKFRGNTALVLSESRTQQVLDALLSARPDTPVREIARALA; encoded by the coding sequence ATGCATAGCGCCTCCGTCCTGCCGCAGCCTTCCGCCAACCTGGCCCGCGCCATCGCCCAATTCGCCCACGGCCTGCGCCACCAAGACCTGCCCGACGCGGTGAAACGCAAATCGCAACACCACATCGTGGACGCCATCGGCCTGGCTTTCGCATCCCGCCACTTCCCTTTCGCGGCGCCGGGCCTGGCGGGATTCCGCGCCGCCGGCGCGCCCGGCGCGTCCACCGTAATCGGTAGCGCGGAAGGACTGCAGCCGCGCGATGCCGCACTGTCCAATGGCTACCTCATCCATGGCCTGGACTTCGATGACACGCACCCGGGCAGCATCGTGCACCCGACCGTGGCTTGCCTGCCCGCCGCCCTGGCGGTGGGCGAGTCCGCCGGCGCGACCTGGGGAGAACTGCTGGCGGCGTATGCGGCCGGGATGGAAACCGCCATCCGCATCGGCCGCGCCGTCAAGGGCGGCTTTCACCACACGGGTTTCCACGCCACCGGCATCGTGTCGCATTTCAGCTCTGCCGTGATCGCGGGCAAGCTGCTCGGACTGTCCGTCGACCAGATCGTGGCGGCCCAGGGCATCGCCGCCAGCACCGCGTCGGGCGTGCAGGTCTTCCTGGAAACCGGAGCCTGGACCAAGCGCATGCATCCCGGTTGGGGCGCGCTGGCGGGCATCACCGCGGCACAACTGGCGCAGGCCGGCTTCCACGGTCCGGACCGGCCCTATGAGGGCAAGTTTGCCTTGTTCGACACACATATGCAGGAACGGGCGGGCCAGGTGGATCCCGAATCCGTGCTGCTGGGATTGGGCCAGGATTGGACGCTGCTGGACACGTCCATCAAGCCATATCCGGTATGCCACTTCATCCACGGCTGCGCCGAAGCCGCGCTCTCCCTGCGCGCGCAGCTGCCCGACCCGGACCGGATCGAACGCATCGTCTGCGAGCTGCCCGAAGCCACCCTGCCCATCGTCGCGGAACCCCCCTCCGCCAAACGGATACCCCGATCCGACTACGAGGCCAAGTTCAGCGCGCACTTCGTGGTGGCCGCCTGCCTCGCACGGGGCCGCTTCACGCTGCTGGAGCTGGAGGACGCCAGCCTTGCCGATCCGCAAATCCTGGCCCTGGCGGCCAAGGTGGACTGCGTGAAACAGGCCGACACCAGCTTCCCGAAGTATTTTTCCGGCGCGGTGACGGTGCACAAGACCGACGGCGGCCGCGTGCATCACCACATCCCGATGAACCTGGGCAGCGGCGAGCGCGCCCTGGACCTGGACGACATCCTGGCCAAGTTCCGCGGCAATACGGCCCTGGTGCTTTCCGAGTCCCGCACCCAACAGGTATTGGACGCGTTGCTCTCGGCCCGGCCCGATACGCCGGTACGCGAAATCGCCCGTGCGCTGGCTTGA